Proteins encoded within one genomic window of Sulfurovum zhangzhouensis:
- the ruvX gene encoding Holliday junction resolvase RuvX, which produces MKLASIDVGLKRIGVAICLDGKIVLPQEAILRKNRNQAAKDIKHFLEEWEIEKLIVGLPKGGSAEEEMERRIKHFVSLLDLNIQIDYQDEQGSSFEAKEMTKGDFRHKRDGRLDSMAAKIILERYLGV; this is translated from the coding sequence ATGAAATTAGCCAGTATAGATGTAGGACTTAAACGTATCGGTGTAGCGATCTGCCTGGATGGTAAGATCGTTTTGCCGCAAGAGGCGATCCTAAGAAAAAACCGTAACCAAGCTGCAAAGGATATCAAACACTTTTTAGAAGAGTGGGAGATAGAAAAACTGATCGTGGGCCTTCCAAAAGGCGGTTCAGCAGAAGAAGAGATGGAACGCCGGATCAAACACTTTGTCTCTTTGCTTGATCTGAATATCCAGATAGATTACCAGGATGAACAGGGATCCAGCTTTGAAGCCAAAGAGATGACGAAAGGTGACTTCAGGCATAAAAGAGACGGTCGTCTTGATTCAATGGCAGCAAAGATTATTTTAGAGAGATACCTGGGAGTATAA
- a CDS encoding DNA-processing protein DprA, with protein MSQRITEHLPELEAMKKYPDSLFFKGNLSLLLRPKVSIVGTRNPSVYTKNFTYTLAKTLAKRGICVVSGAAMGVDTIAHKGAGEENTIAVAANGLDIHYPAINRELIQKIESKGLVLSQFNDGFKATAWSFVVRNELVVALGDILIVTEADLDSGSMRSVEYALKMGKEIYVSPHRLDESPGTNTLLAEGKAKPIYDIEAFASRFGMKASEEVPKDDFFYFCQTLPTFDATLERFGDKVYEAELEGIITIQNGIVMLE; from the coding sequence ATGAGCCAGAGAATTACAGAGCATCTTCCAGAATTAGAAGCGATGAAAAAGTATCCTGATTCATTGTTTTTCAAAGGAAACTTATCACTTTTGCTTCGGCCGAAAGTCTCTATCGTCGGTACAAGAAATCCTTCTGTGTATACCAAAAATTTTACCTATACACTAGCCAAAACATTAGCAAAAAGAGGTATATGTGTCGTAAGCGGTGCAGCGATGGGTGTCGATACGATAGCACATAAAGGAGCAGGTGAGGAAAATACGATTGCAGTGGCAGCCAACGGACTTGATATCCATTATCCTGCCATAAATAGAGAACTTATCCAGAAGATTGAGTCAAAGGGCTTGGTACTCAGTCAGTTCAATGACGGGTTTAAAGCAACAGCATGGAGCTTTGTGGTACGTAATGAACTGGTTGTTGCATTAGGAGATATACTGATCGTTACTGAAGCTGATTTGGATAGCGGTTCTATGCGCTCTGTTGAGTATGCCCTTAAGATGGGTAAAGAGATCTATGTATCTCCTCATAGACTTGATGAAAGTCCGGGTACAAATACCCTGCTGGCAGAAGGTAAGGCCAAACCGATCTATGATATAGAGGCTTTTGCTTCACGATTTGGAATGAAAGCAAGCGAAGAAGTACCTAAAGATGATTTTTTCTATTTTTGTCAAACCTTACCGACGTTCGATGCTACTTTAGAACGATTTGGGGATAAGGTATATGAAGCAGAGCTGGAAGGAATTATCACGATACAAAATGGTATCGTGATGTTGGAGTAA
- a CDS encoding SLC13 family permease — protein sequence MRGIIIAVLIGLVSFGLSSWIFTFQHSLLIALIAFLVTLWTNEALPLGAVSLLPIILFPVFGILDVNEVTPNYSKSIIFLFLGGFLLAIALEKINLHKYFSAKLLSFFPKTPRGIIYALSITSAMLSGILSNTTVTLMLMPIAFFLSENIKLKVRFLLATAYGASIGGIITPIGTAPNLILLGFLEGHNLPILAFGEWMFMMIPVVATMLLIIPWILAFGVVHESVTHMKHDIPPLNREQRRLYWILGILAFILIANTFLKEIVGFALDEKLLLLGFGLLMFVPRIGFLEWKDTRSLPYEIIFLFGAGFSIATAFSNTGLAAEIANKLEFISSIPLFWMFLIVAFVVTFSTEVTSNTALASIAIPIFYEFAKVMPQNEGTLLLMVATIAASFAFMLPIATPPNAIVMSCRVIHIKQMATIGVKLNLIGITVLSVIAYTIWRVIL from the coding sequence ATGAGAGGTATTATCATAGCCGTATTGATAGGCTTGGTATCTTTCGGTCTCTCTTCATGGATATTTACATTTCAGCATAGTCTTCTGATCGCACTGATCGCATTTTTGGTGACACTTTGGACGAATGAAGCCTTACCGCTTGGGGCCGTATCCTTATTGCCGATCATCTTATTCCCTGTATTTGGTATCCTTGATGTAAATGAAGTAACGCCCAACTACTCCAAATCCATTATATTCCTTTTTTTAGGCGGATTTTTGCTGGCTATTGCGCTGGAGAAAATCAACCTGCACAAATATTTCTCTGCAAAGCTTTTAAGTTTTTTTCCTAAAACCCCAAGAGGTATTATCTATGCATTGTCGATCACTTCAGCAATGCTCAGCGGTATACTCTCCAATACAACCGTTACACTCATGTTGATGCCTATTGCATTTTTTTTGAGTGAGAATATCAAATTGAAAGTTCGTTTTTTGCTGGCTACGGCATATGGTGCAAGTATAGGGGGAATCATTACGCCTATTGGTACAGCACCCAACTTGATCCTTCTTGGCTTCTTGGAAGGACATAATTTACCTATTTTGGCTTTTGGAGAGTGGATGTTTATGATGATCCCGGTTGTTGCAACTATGCTACTGATCATCCCTTGGATACTTGCATTTGGAGTTGTACATGAATCAGTAACACACATGAAGCATGATATTCCTCCACTCAATAGAGAACAAAGAAGACTTTACTGGATCCTGGGAATCCTTGCCTTTATTCTGATTGCAAATACTTTTCTGAAAGAGATAGTAGGTTTTGCACTGGATGAGAAGCTTTTGTTACTGGGATTTGGTCTTTTGATGTTCGTACCGCGTATCGGATTTTTGGAATGGAAGGATACGCGTTCTTTACCCTATGAGATCATTTTTTTGTTTGGTGCCGGTTTTTCAATCGCTACAGCATTTTCAAACACCGGGTTGGCTGCAGAGATCGCAAACAAACTGGAGTTCATCTCATCAATCCCTCTATTTTGGATGTTTTTGATTGTTGCATTTGTAGTCACATTTTCGACAGAGGTGACAAGCAATACTGCACTTGCTTCCATTGCTATCCCGATCTTTTATGAATTTGCTAAAGTTATGCCACAAAATGAGGGAACACTGCTTTTGATGGTGGCAACAATTGCAGCAAGTTTTGCATTTATGCTTCCTATTGCTACGCCTCCAAATGCGATTGTAATGAGTTGTCGAGTGATTCATATCAAACAGATGGCTACCATCGGAGTTAAACTCAATTTGATTGGGATCACGGTACTTTCAGTGATCGCCTATACGATTTGGAGAGTGATACTTTAG
- a CDS encoding TlpA family protein disulfide reductase, whose translation MKKILTLFFIIVSLGAYLYAEEQPDLSFKDINGTTIQIKGSELGLDIPSLKGKVVFLEFFGHRCPPCLKSIPHLIDLQTKYKDKLAIVSVEVQGMNEEALKDFVFEKGINYTVTTEQNARILVNYIAARAEWSGSIPFMVAMDTKGDVQFVQVGMIPQDYLENLIAQLSK comes from the coding sequence ATGAAAAAAATACTCACTCTGTTTTTTATTATTGTTTCGCTAGGAGCATATTTATATGCTGAAGAACAACCTGATCTCTCTTTCAAAGATATCAATGGTACAACCATACAGATCAAAGGTTCTGAACTGGGATTGGATATCCCATCACTGAAAGGAAAGGTGGTTTTTCTTGAGTTTTTTGGACACAGATGTCCTCCATGTCTCAAATCTATCCCTCACCTTATTGACCTTCAAACAAAGTATAAAGATAAACTAGCGATCGTATCGGTTGAAGTACAAGGAATGAACGAAGAGGCACTGAAAGACTTTGTATTCGAAAAAGGGATCAACTATACTGTCACTACAGAACAAAATGCAAGAATATTGGTCAACTACATTGCGGCACGTGCTGAATGGAGCGGAAGTATACCTTTTATGGTAGCTATGGACACAAAAGGTGATGTACAATTCGTACAGGTAGGGATGATCCCTCAGGATTATCTTGAAAACCTTATTGCACAACTCTCAAAGTAA
- a CDS encoding ABC transporter ATP-binding protein, with product MISLRNISKVYGSGDAATTVLHDINLEIEEGEFVAIMGPSGSGKSTLLNILGTLDVPSSGEYIFLDTQIGSLSSDQRALFRRYILGFIFQGYNLLKKTNSLENVEMPLIYQGIDSKERKRMAAEALKDVGLEDRLYYDPGQLSGGQQQRVAIARAMVTRPKILIADEPTGNLDTKRGHEIMELIRTFNQQGITVIMVTHEDDIAAYASRTIYLRDGVIEKEVKHVS from the coding sequence ATGATCTCACTGAGAAATATCAGTAAAGTCTACGGAAGCGGTGATGCTGCAACAACCGTACTGCATGATATCAATTTAGAGATAGAGGAGGGTGAATTTGTCGCTATAATGGGGCCTAGCGGAAGCGGGAAATCAACACTCCTAAACATTCTGGGTACTTTGGATGTCCCAAGCAGCGGAGAGTATATTTTCTTAGATACCCAGATCGGTTCATTAAGCTCTGATCAGCGGGCACTCTTTAGAAGATATATTTTGGGATTTATATTTCAGGGATACAATCTTCTAAAAAAAACAAATTCGCTTGAGAATGTAGAAATGCCCTTGATCTACCAGGGGATCGACAGTAAAGAACGCAAGCGTATGGCAGCGGAAGCACTGAAGGATGTAGGACTGGAAGACAGGCTCTATTATGACCCCGGTCAGCTTTCCGGAGGACAGCAGCAGCGTGTTGCAATCGCCAGGGCTATGGTAACTCGTCCCAAGATACTGATCGCTGATGAGCCTACGGGTAATCTGGATACTAAACGCGGTCATGAGATCATGGAGTTGATCAGAACTTTTAACCAACAGGGTATCACTGTGATCATGGTGACACATGAAGATGATATTGCAGCCTATGCTTCAAGGACGATCTATCTGAGAGACGGTGTGATCGAAAAAGAGGTTAAGCATGTTTCGTAA
- a CDS encoding MFS transporter, whose translation MSIANSTKFTLLLLSMTTMMSNVAIVTSLPHLKDHFPDIAQIEFLSRMMLTLPSLAIAILAPFLGHLLHRFKRTHALMAALLFFSLAGSAGLYLPDIYSLLLSRFSLGIAIAVLMILTTSLVGDYFQAEERHRYMGLQSAFTSVGGLLFLLAGGILSDIDWRYTFGIYLVGVLFLPLVFLYIKEPSHYHVLGDEQSVHPKLFKIYLLAFILMLIFYILPTQMPFLMMNHFGADGKLTGMIIAMAFIFNALGAISFSRFKKSYDFKRIYMIGMTIVAVGFLLIGNVHNVYLFFFTSPILGFGGGLLMTNITAWMLHLAHESKRVKSSGYLTSSLFMGQFFSPIVFHPAVDYFGVQHFFVVTGMILGGLVLAAAGIQIVSKRDVQ comes from the coding sequence GTGTCTATTGCAAACAGTACAAAATTCACTCTGTTACTGCTCTCTATGACAACCATGATGTCCAACGTTGCCATCGTTACCTCACTGCCTCATCTCAAAGACCATTTTCCTGATATCGCGCAGATTGAATTTCTTTCCAGAATGATGCTCACTTTGCCTTCATTGGCGATCGCAATCCTGGCTCCTTTTTTGGGACATCTGCTGCATCGCTTCAAACGTACACATGCGCTAATGGCAGCTTTGCTCTTCTTTTCTCTAGCAGGAAGTGCGGGGCTCTATCTCCCTGATATCTATTCTTTGCTTTTGTCACGTTTCTCACTTGGGATTGCGATTGCCGTGCTGATGATCCTTACTACCTCTCTGGTAGGGGATTATTTCCAAGCCGAAGAGCGACACCGTTACATGGGTCTTCAAAGTGCATTTACTTCGGTAGGGGGACTTCTTTTTTTACTTGCAGGTGGTATACTCAGTGATATCGACTGGCGCTATACTTTTGGCATATACCTGGTGGGAGTACTCTTTTTACCGCTAGTTTTTTTGTATATCAAAGAACCGTCCCATTACCATGTTTTAGGAGATGAGCAGAGTGTTCATCCAAAACTCTTTAAGATCTACCTGCTTGCTTTTATATTGATGCTTATTTTTTATATCCTCCCGACACAAATGCCGTTTTTGATGATGAATCATTTTGGAGCAGACGGGAAACTCACAGGGATGATCATCGCGATGGCATTTATCTTCAATGCACTCGGAGCGATCAGTTTCTCACGTTTTAAGAAGTCTTATGATTTTAAACGTATCTATATGATCGGTATGACTATCGTTGCTGTAGGTTTTCTTCTCATCGGTAATGTACATAACGTCTATCTATTCTTTTTCACTTCACCTATTCTTGGATTTGGCGGGGGATTGTTGATGACCAATATCACGGCTTGGATGCTACATCTTGCCCATGAAAGCAAGCGTGTCAAGTCTTCAGGCTACCTGACAAGCTCTCTTTTTATGGGACAGTTCTTCTCACCTATCGTCTTTCATCCTGCAGTGGATTACTTTGGAGTACAACATTTTTTTGTGGTTACAGGAATGATTCTAGGCGGATTGGTACTTGCAGCAGCCGGCATACAGATAGTATCTAAAAGAGATGTTCAGTGA
- a CDS encoding glycoside hydrolase family 3 N-terminal domain-containing protein, which produces MVKKVWVVFIILLAWIGSSADEIKEKKLSGMVGQMLMVGFHGTSAPKDSQICQDIRRYNLGGVILFDFNPVDKNKPKNIANRKQLAKLTKELQACSNDGKLLIAVDQEGGRVQRLKSIYGFYGQYPKAADVSKMDKSQVESTYRKMAHELKSVGINFDLAPVADLSINPQNHVIYGLGRSFGKDPKKVAAFSSTFIDAMHQYGVLTSLKHFPGHGSSLGDTHKGFVDVTNLWRPEEMEPYRLLADKADTVMVAHVFNKKLDSQYPASLSFETVTKKLRWHLGYHGVVITDDLQMGAISKKYGLKNTLKLAINAGNDILLFGNQLDPVKTVSTRELVDTVMALVKSGEIKEDSLIKAYARIQKLKERL; this is translated from the coding sequence ATGGTTAAAAAAGTTTGGGTTGTGTTCATTATTTTACTAGCATGGATTGGAAGTTCAGCAGATGAAATAAAAGAAAAAAAGCTTTCCGGAATGGTCGGACAGATGTTAATGGTAGGGTTTCACGGTACGTCTGCCCCTAAAGACTCACAGATATGCCAAGATATCAGAAGGTACAATCTGGGTGGGGTGATTCTCTTTGATTTTAATCCTGTAGATAAGAACAAACCAAAAAATATCGCAAACAGGAAACAACTAGCTAAACTTACAAAAGAGCTTCAAGCCTGCTCCAATGACGGTAAACTATTGATCGCTGTAGATCAAGAGGGAGGACGTGTACAGCGTTTGAAGAGTATATATGGATTTTACGGTCAATACCCCAAAGCTGCAGATGTCAGTAAAATGGACAAATCACAAGTCGAAAGTACCTATAGAAAGATGGCACATGAGCTTAAAAGTGTGGGGATAAATTTTGATCTTGCTCCTGTAGCTGACCTTTCAATCAATCCTCAAAATCATGTGATCTACGGTTTGGGAAGAAGTTTTGGTAAAGATCCCAAAAAGGTTGCGGCATTCTCTTCAACTTTCATCGATGCGATGCATCAGTACGGTGTTTTGACCTCATTAAAGCACTTTCCGGGTCATGGTTCTTCGCTTGGAGATACGCATAAAGGATTTGTAGATGTGACCAATCTATGGCGGCCTGAAGAAATGGAGCCGTATAGACTTCTGGCAGATAAAGCGGATACAGTGATGGTCGCACATGTATTTAATAAAAAACTGGATAGTCAGTACCCTGCAAGTCTCTCCTTTGAAACAGTGACTAAAAAGCTTCGATGGCATTTGGGATATCACGGTGTCGTGATCACTGATGATCTCCAGATGGGAGCGATCTCAAAAAAATACGGGTTGAAAAATACTTTGAAGCTAGCGATCAATGCCGGCAATGATATCTTGCTTTTTGGTAACCAGCTTGATCCTGTAAAGACGGTGAGCACAAGAGAACTGGTCGATACTGTGATGGCTCTTGTAAAGAGTGGAGAGATCAAAGAAGATAGTCTTATCAAAGCCTATGCGAGGATACAAAAACTCAAAGAGAGATTATAA
- a CDS encoding helix-hairpin-helix domain-containing protein, with the protein MNPKKVVRETTRELTDLPNIGRSLANDLKLIGIDIPEKLEGKDPHKLYQKLCEMTGKRQDPCVLDTFMSIIDFMNGGEPKVWWSYTDERKEKYKI; encoded by the coding sequence GTGAATCCCAAAAAAGTTGTAAGAGAGACAACCAGAGAACTCACTGATCTTCCCAATATCGGCAGATCATTAGCAAATGATCTGAAGCTTATAGGTATAGACATCCCTGAAAAACTCGAAGGGAAAGACCCGCACAAGCTATATCAAAAGCTCTGTGAAATGACGGGCAAGAGGCAAGACCCTTGTGTACTTGATACCTTTATGTCTATCATTGATTTTATGAATGGCGGCGAACCGAAAGTATGGTGGTCATATACAGATGAACGCAAAGAGAAATATAAGATTTAA
- a CDS encoding MFS transporter encodes MKSIDKNVVMLGWVSYFTDMATAMIQPILPLFIVLILHEGMDKLGFIVAVATFVSYAMRLISGYLSDRYGIVKPFVVAGYGLSTLTKPLIGFTTNYQQITVLQSLERLGKGLRSAPKDLMIAAYSKKNASGKTFGFHKMLDIAGELSGTLILFALLALFGQSESVMRNIFYATLIPGMIGLVLMIFFVRDTPKPSQHVSLKFTFSEKDKQTIKALFVYFFFVFFMFSNAFFTVQAKEIGIATALIPLLFVVSTGIQTATSYIIGSWIDKVGVKRIMMFAYLSGVISQILLYLQNPLSTWFAFAFMGLFTVASLNANRAYIADTAQNKGSVYGVFYAGVALFGAVGAYIGGVIWEYFGMHTALGYSLTGTLVMLVLFGLAVRNGK; translated from the coding sequence ATGAAAAGCATCGATAAGAATGTGGTAATGCTTGGATGGGTGAGCTATTTTACTGATATGGCAACAGCGATGATACAGCCTATTCTTCCGCTTTTTATCGTGTTGATACTGCATGAAGGTATGGATAAACTTGGGTTTATTGTCGCAGTTGCAACATTTGTCTCTTATGCAATGCGACTGATTTCAGGCTATCTTAGTGACCGTTATGGGATCGTCAAACCTTTTGTTGTAGCAGGGTATGGACTCTCTACATTGACCAAACCGTTAATAGGATTTACCACAAACTATCAGCAGATTACGGTACTTCAATCATTGGAACGCCTAGGAAAGGGACTAAGATCAGCACCTAAAGACCTGATGATCGCAGCTTATAGCAAAAAAAATGCTTCTGGCAAGACCTTTGGATTTCACAAGATGCTTGATATCGCCGGGGAACTTAGTGGAACATTGATTCTTTTTGCTTTGCTTGCTTTATTTGGTCAAAGCGAGAGCGTGATGAGAAATATTTTTTATGCCACACTTATCCCTGGGATGATAGGTCTGGTACTTATGATCTTTTTTGTACGTGATACTCCTAAACCCTCTCAACATGTGAGTTTGAAGTTTACTTTCAGTGAGAAAGATAAGCAGACAATTAAAGCACTATTCGTCTATTTCTTTTTTGTATTTTTCATGTTCTCAAATGCTTTTTTTACCGTTCAGGCAAAGGAGATCGGCATTGCAACGGCACTTATACCCCTTCTTTTTGTTGTTTCTACAGGGATACAGACGGCTACAAGCTATATCATAGGGAGCTGGATTGACAAGGTCGGTGTAAAACGTATCATGATGTTTGCTTATCTTAGCGGTGTGATCTCGCAAATTTTATTGTATCTTCAAAATCCGCTTTCAACCTGGTTTGCCTTTGCATTTATGGGGCTCTTTACTGTTGCCTCACTCAATGCCAACCGTGCTTATATTGCCGATACGGCTCAGAACAAAGGTTCAGTCTATGGGGTATTTTATGCCGGTGTGGCACTCTTTGGAGCTGTTGGTGCATATATAGGTGGAGTGATCTGGGAGTACTTTGGGATGCATACTGCTTTAGGATATTCTCTTACAGGAACGTTAGTGATGTTGGTGCTTTTTGGATTAGCTGTTAGGAATGGTAAATAG
- a CDS encoding ABC transporter permease: MFRNAFLQALREIRRNLMRSLLTAVGIVIGIASVIAMVNIGKGASQSITQSVEQLGSNTLYIMPGQRRGPGSRGAVEKPFKKKDLETLRSSIYALNAISPVESGSMTVVYKEQNYRTNIRGVENEYFQIQNWKMQAGREFEQNELRRGQNVCILGQTVIDNLSATPKSMIGQKIRLKNFSCSVIGVLEIKGANTFGHDQDDVVLVPFTLFQRRIGGSDNIHLMMAEVKENVPLEEARVQIERVLRERRHIEKNEEDDFQVRSMTALLDTISQVTTVLTVMLGAVAAISLVVGGIGIMNIMLVSVTERTREIGIRMAVGAMAKDILIQFLIESIVLSGLGGVVGILSGMLITFGVAKWLDIVLVIDPSITVIALIFSMLIGIIFGIIPARKAAQMNPIDALRYE; encoded by the coding sequence ATGTTTCGTAATGCATTTTTACAGGCATTGCGTGAGATCAGACGAAATCTTATGCGTTCTTTGCTTACTGCGGTGGGTATCGTTATCGGCATTGCTTCGGTAATAGCGATGGTCAATATAGGTAAAGGTGCCAGTCAATCAATCACCCAGAGCGTAGAACAGTTAGGTAGCAATACACTCTATATCATGCCCGGACAGCGTAGAGGTCCTGGGAGCAGAGGTGCAGTAGAAAAACCTTTTAAAAAGAAGGACCTTGAAACACTTCGATCATCTATCTATGCACTCAATGCCATTTCACCTGTAGAGTCGGGTTCCATGACAGTGGTCTATAAAGAACAAAATTACCGTACCAACATCAGGGGTGTGGAAAATGAGTATTTTCAGATTCAAAACTGGAAGATGCAGGCAGGAAGGGAATTTGAACAAAATGAACTTAGAAGAGGTCAGAATGTATGTATCTTGGGACAGACTGTCATAGATAATCTCTCTGCAACCCCCAAATCTATGATAGGTCAAAAAATACGTTTGAAAAACTTTTCATGTAGCGTGATAGGCGTCCTTGAGATTAAAGGTGCAAATACATTTGGACACGATCAAGATGATGTGGTATTAGTACCCTTTACTTTGTTCCAACGGCGTATAGGGGGAAGTGACAATATACACCTTATGATGGCAGAAGTAAAGGAAAACGTTCCTTTGGAGGAAGCAAGAGTACAGATCGAAAGGGTGTTAAGGGAACGTAGGCACATTGAAAAGAATGAAGAGGATGATTTTCAGGTTCGAAGTATGACGGCCCTTCTCGATACGATTTCTCAGGTTACAACGGTACTGACTGTGATGTTGGGAGCAGTAGCTGCGATTTCTCTAGTTGTCGGGGGGATAGGGATCATGAACATTATGTTGGTTTCTGTGACAGAACGTACGCGTGAGATCGGTATCCGTATGGCTGTGGGAGCTATGGCAAAAGATATTTTGATACAGTTTCTTATCGAGTCTATCGTACTTTCCGGTCTGGGAGGTGTTGTGGGGATACTCTCAGGTATGCTGATCACTTTCGGTGTGGCAAAATGGCTTGATATTGTACTTGTCATCGATCCGTCCATTACGGTGATCGCATTGATCTTTTCGATGTTGATCGGAATTATTTTTGGGATCATTCCTGCCCGAAAAGCAGCCCAGATGAATCCTATTGATGCATTGCGTTATGAATGA
- a CDS encoding efflux RND transporter periplasmic adaptor subunit translates to MEEMQKIINYQKNTLKWRLWTIFFIGVILIAVYLFFTRGSQGMEYRYVTETLKKSDLSLTVSASGYIQPLESVDVGTEVSGTIEKVYVDYNDEVKKGQLLASLDTTKYQSAYDKAKAALQISKAALESAQAQYYESDTTVERYKKLKISSNGTLPTQSDWDREWANYLLTKAQIANAQAQIEQATHALKAAQYDLERTKIYSPIDGTILVRNVDPGQTVAATFQTPVLFSIAKDLRKMELQISIDEADIGKIKAGQKASFSVDAYPDINFSATIRQVRINSEVLESVVTYKAIMEVDNKDLLLKPGMSVDADIVTKTLKDAFVVKRAALLFIPVKPQSRSFFGGERDEKIVVDPTPHVWILEGSMPKKVYVKVMGNNGPLSAIETNELQEGQKIIINQEKAK, encoded by the coding sequence ATGGAAGAGATGCAAAAGATCATTAACTATCAAAAAAATACGCTTAAATGGCGCTTATGGACGATATTTTTCATTGGTGTGATACTCATAGCCGTTTATCTCTTTTTTACACGAGGTTCACAGGGGATGGAGTATCGTTATGTCACAGAAACATTGAAAAAAAGTGATCTTTCTCTTACCGTGTCAGCCAGCGGGTATATACAGCCACTGGAAAGTGTAGATGTGGGTACCGAGGTTTCGGGAACTATTGAAAAGGTATATGTAGATTATAATGACGAGGTAAAAAAAGGACAACTGTTGGCAAGTCTGGATACGACCAAGTATCAAAGTGCCTACGATAAAGCCAAAGCCGCACTTCAAATATCCAAGGCGGCTTTGGAGAGTGCCCAGGCACAATACTATGAATCTGACACAACGGTAGAGCGATATAAAAAACTTAAAATATCTTCCAATGGGACTTTACCTACTCAGAGTGACTGGGACAGAGAGTGGGCAAATTATCTTTTGACTAAAGCACAAATCGCTAATGCCCAAGCACAGATAGAACAAGCTACCCACGCTTTGAAAGCTGCACAGTATGATCTGGAACGCACGAAAATCTATTCGCCTATTGATGGAACTATTTTGGTAAGAAATGTCGATCCGGGACAAACCGTGGCAGCGACATTTCAAACCCCCGTACTGTTTAGTATCGCAAAAGATCTAAGAAAGATGGAACTACAGATCAGTATCGATGAAGCTGATATCGGGAAGATCAAAGCCGGGCAAAAAGCCAGTTTCAGTGTGGATGCATATCCTGATATCAACTTTAGCGCAACGATCCGCCAGGTAAGAATCAATTCAGAAGTGCTTGAAAGTGTCGTTACCTATAAAGCAATTATGGAAGTGGACAATAAGGATCTATTGCTTAAACCGGGAATGAGTGTGGATGCAGATATCGTAACCAAAACGCTCAAAGATGCTTTTGTGGTCAAACGGGCTGCTTTGCTTTTTATTCCTGTCAAGCCGCAATCAAGATCCTTTTTCGGTGGTGAAAGAGATGAAAAGATAGTGGTTGATCCAACGCCCCATGTCTGGATACTTGAGGGCAGTATGCCTAAAAAAGTCTATGTCAAAGTAATGGGGAATAACGGTCCTTTAAGTGCAATAGAGACAAATGAACTTCAAGAAGGGCAGAAGATCATCATCAACCAGGAAAAAGCAAAATGA